In Zunongwangia sp. HGR-M22, the sequence TTTGATCGGTATCTATATTTTCGACCTCTAAAGGGACGGCTGTATCTTGTAATGTGGTAAACTTTTCCATTAATTCAAACTTTTTGTAAAGTCGGTTATTTTTCCGGCTACGGCGGTTGCTGCTGCGGTTAGCGGGCTGGCTAAGATGGTTCTTGACCCTTGTCCCTGTCTTCCTTCAAAATTTCTATTACTGGTAGAAACGCAATATTCGCCTTCCGGAATTTTATCATCGTTCATGGCCAGACAGGCAGAGCATCCGGGCTGTCTAAGCTTAAATCCTGCTTCTTCAAACACTTTATCCAAACCTTCTTGTTGAATTTGAGCGGCAACCTGTCTACTTCCCGGAACGATCAAAGCATTTACATTTTCAGCTTTTTTCTTTCCTTTAATGTAGCTTGCTGCCATTCTGAAATCTTCGATACGGCTATTGGTACAACTACCAATAAAAATGTAATTTATTGGCTTGTCAATTAAACTTTCACCAGGTTTGAAGCCCATATAACTTAATGCTTTTGCATCACTTTTACCACCTTCAACCGGGATTGCTCCTGTGATCTTAATTCCCATTCCAGGATTGGTTCCGTAGGTGATCATTGGCTCAATATCTTCAGCATCAAAAGAGTATTCCTGGTCAAACTCGGCACCTTCATCGGTTTTTAAAGTTTCCCAGTAGGCTTTCAGTTTATCGAATTCTTCTCCTTTAGGCGCAAATTCTCTTCCTTCAACATAATCGTAAGTGGTTTGATCTGGCGCTATAAGTCCGCCACGAGCTCCCATTTCGATACTCATGTTGCAAACCGTCATACGGCCTTCCATAGACATGTTTTCAAAAACATCTCCGGCATACTCACAAAAATAGCCAGTACCCGAATTGGTTCCCAGTTTGCTGATTACATAAAGAATGACATCTTTTGGAGTTACTCCTTTCTTAAGATCTCCATTTACATTTACACGTAATCTTTTTGGTTTCTCTACCAATAAACATTGGGAAGCAAAAACTTGTGTTACCTGGCTGGTGCCTATCCCAAAAGCAATAGCACCAAAAGCCCCATGAGTAGAAGTATGGCTATCGCCACAAACCATAGTCTTTCCTGGTTGTGTGATACCAAGTTCAGGCGCCATTACGTGAACGATCCCGTTATAAGGATGGCCTAAACCATAAAGTGTAATATTATTTTCTTCGCAGTTTTGCGAAAGTTCTTTTAATTGTTTTCTAGATAGCAAATCCTTTACCGGTAAATGCTGATTTTCTGTTGGGGTGTTGTGATCTGCCGTAGCAACGATCTTATTTGGTCGAAAAACCGGGATATCGCGTTCCTTCAGTTCGTTAAAAGCCTGCGGACTCGTAACTTCGTGAATTAAATGTTGATCGATATATAAAATATCCGGACCATCCGGAATCGACTCTACCACGTGGGCATCCCAAATTTTATCGAAAAGGGTCTTCTTCATTTCTTTAAATTTTTAAACACAGCACGAGGGCTGTGTTTTTCTGAATTCTAATAAAATTCAGTATTTTATGTTAGGCAATAGCTTTAAATTTCTTTTTTGAGATTTGCATGATTTCGTGAATATCATCATCCAAAACTTCTTTTTTCATATCTGCATAATTAAGAAATTCTGCGTAAACCGTGTCTAGTTCTAATTTTGTAAGATTATAACCTACTTTTTTAGCTCTATAAGCTAAAGCTGCCCGCCCGCTACGAGCTGTCAAAACAATAGCAGATTCGGTTACCCCAACATCTGCTGGATCAATAATTTCGTAAGTTTCACGATTTTTGATGAATCCGTCCTGATGTATTCCCGAGCTGTGTGCAAAAGCATTTGCACCAACAATTGCTTTATTTGGTTGTACAAACATTCCCATCTCTTTAGAAACCATCGTACTTAATTCATACAATAGTTTAGGGTTGATGTCTGTATTTAAATTTAATGTAGGATGTTGGCGAAGAATCATTACAACTTCTTCTAAAGCCGTATTACCGGCACGTTCACCAATACCGTTAATGGTACATTCTATTTGGCGCGCTCCATTAGTTATTCCCGCAATGGCATTTGCTGTGGCCAAACCTAGATCGTTATGGCAATGGCAAGAGATAATTGCATTATCTATGCCTACTACATGATCTTTTAAATATTTGATTTTCTTACCATATTCTTCAGGAAGACAATATCCTGTAGTATCTGGAATATTTAAAACTGTTGCACCTGCGTTGACGACTTCCTGGCAGACCTGCGCCAAAAAATCATTATCTGTTCTACCTGCGTCTTCAGCATAAAATTCAACATCGTCTGCAAAATTTTTCGCATAGGAAACTGCATTTACAGCACGCTCGATAATTTGCTCTCTGGTTGCATTAAACTTATATTTAATATGCGATTCTGAAGTACCAATACCCGTATGAATACGAGGTTTTTTTGCATATTTTAAAGCTTCAGCAGCCACCTCAATGTCTTTTTTTACAGCTCTGGTGAGTCCACAAACGGCAGCGTTTTTTGCAATTTTTGAAATTTCGGTAACCGATCTAAAATCACCAGGGCTAGAAACAGGAAAACCAGCCTCGATAACATCTACACCCAGTTCGTCCAGTTTTGCGGCAATCTTAACTTTCTGTTCTGTATTTAATTTACAGCCCGGAACTTGCTCTCCGTCTCTCAAAGTTGTGTCAAAAATTTCTACCTTTTCTGCGCTCATAAGAGTTTTTTTTTGCTTTATCTTTAACTAAAGTATTATAAAGCATATTGCTTTACTATCGGGCAGTGTAAAGTGTTACGATAATTAAATCAGTTATATTTCTTTAATATGTCTGATTATCAGTTAATTAAAAACTATCTTGTTACAATGACTAACGATTTAACGGATAACCTTTTTTCTTTAATTAAATCATTATCTCCTTCGGAAAAGCGCCAGTTTTCGCTGTATGTAGGAAGAATTGGAGTAAATTCTGATAGCAAATTTTTGAACCTTTTTAAGGTTTTATCAAAACAGAAGAAATATGACGAAGAATTTGTGCTTAAAAATACCAATATCAGTAAGCAGCAATTGTCGAATATTAAAGCGCACTTATATAAGCAAATTTTAATTAGTTTACGCTTAAATCCCGCCCACCAAAGTATACCAATTCAGATTCGAGAACAATTAGATTTTGCTATTATTTTATATAGAAAAGGTCTTTATAAGCAAAGTTTGAAACTTTTGGATAAAACAAAAGCTACGGCTTTGGCCTATGAAGAAAAAAATCTTGCCTATGAGATTTTAGAATTAGAAAAGATTATAGAATCACAATACATTACACGTAGTATTGAAAATAGGGCCGAAACCTTAATAAAACAAACGGAAGAGCTTACGCGCCTAAGTGAAATCTCCAGTAAATTATCAAATCTGTCCCTTCAGTTATATGGTATTTTTTTAAAAATGGGATATGCACGTACTGAAGAGGAGGCCGAAGCAATTCGGCATTATTTTGATACAAATTTACCCGATTATAAATTTTCAGATTTAGGGTTTAAAGAGAAATTATGGTTATATCAGACGCATTTATGGTTCAGTTTTATTACACAAAATTTTTTAAACGCGTTTAAATATTCCTCTAAATGGATAGATTTATTTAATGATAATGAACATTTAATACCGGTGCATCCGGTCTTCTATTTAAAAGGGAATCATTATTTATTAGAATCTCTGTTCTATTTAAACCATACCACAACTTTCGAGAAAGTATTACATCGTTTTGAGGATACACTGAAAAATCCTAAAATCCCTGATGATGATAATATTGCCTCGTTGTCCTTTCTATATTTATATGAAAATAAGCTGAATCTTAAGTTTATGAAAGGAGAGTTTGATGGCGGCGAAAACTTAGTCGAAAAAATAGAACAAAAAATTAAGCGATATAAAGGCAAAATCGATGAACATCATATCATGGTGTTTTATTACAAAATAGCGTCCTTATACTTTGGAAGTGGAAACAATAAAAAATGCATCGAATACTTGCGAAAAATTATATATAATAAATCTCTAGAGATGCGTGAAGATTTGATGTGTTTCTCCAGAATTTTAAGTTTAGTTGCCCATTACGAAGCCGGGATGGATTACCATTTAGAACGATTAATTAAAACGACCTATAAGTTTTTGATCAAAATGAACGATTTGCATGAGGTGCAAAAAGAAATGATCAAATTTCTAAGAAATCTGCCAGATGTTAGTCCGCTTGATATTAAAAATGAATTTAAAAAACTTCACGCTACGTTAAAGCAATACGAAGATCATCCATTTGAGCGTCGTGCTTTTTTATATTTAGACATTATCTCTTGGCTGGAAAGTAAAATTGAAAATCGCCCGGTAGCCGATATAATTAAAGAAAAGGTAAATGAATATGCACGCTAAAATGATTGAATTTGGTTGAAAAAAAAGCCGACTTAAAACATATTCTTCAGCTTAATCTCGCGGTCATCATTATAAGCACCTCGGGTACGCTTGGAAGATATATCGAGCTAAGCCCATTCTTAATCATTTTTCTGCGATCATTTATTGCGATTTGCGCGCTTGTAATATTCTGTAAGATTAGAGGTTTTAAGCTCAGTTTTTCTAACAAGAAGGATTTATTAAAGGTTCTTTTCGCCGGCGTTTTAATGTGTATTCACTGGCTTACCTACTTTCAATCTTTAAAATTATCCAGCGTAGCCATTGGTATGCTATCTATTTATACTTACCCGGTAATAACAACCTTTTTAGAACCGCTCATCAGGAAAACAAGTTTTAGTAAAATACACTTGATTTTAGGAATTCTGGTTTTATTGGGGGTGTATTTTTTAGTTCCCGAATTTAGTCTCGATAATCAACAAACCATTGCGGTCTGTTTTGGCGTAGGTTCAGCATTTTTCTATTCTATTCGGAATATTTTAATGAAGCAGGAATCGGCTAAATATAATGGTTCAGTTTTGATGTTATACCAAATGTTTGTGGTAAGTACATTACTTATTCCGGTTCTGTTTATTTTTGATTTATCTAATGTACCTTCTCAAATTGCACCGGTTTTAGCCTTGGGCTTATTAACAACATCAGTAGGACATACATTACTGGTAAGCAGTTTTAAATATTTTTCGGCCACCACAGCGAGTATTATTAGTAGCGCGCAGCCTATCTACGGAATTTTGCTTGGTTATTTTTTACTGAATGAAATTCCTGCCACCAATACAATAATCGGTGGTTTTTTGATCGCTACTGCCGTTTTTACTGAAATTTTTAGAAGTTTTAAAAAGTAGCTGAAATTATAGAATATTAAGCATTATTCTTTCTGTCCATTTTTTTGTTGAGTTCTAAGCAGGCATTAATAAGTGCCAAATGAGTTAAAGCCTGCGGAAAGTTGCCCACCTGCTCACCACTTTTACTAATTTGCTCGCTAAATAATCTAAGGGAATTTCCGTAGCCTAAGATTCGTGAAAAATTTTCAGCAGCTTCATCTACGTGATCCATAAGTGCCAGGCATTCAATATACCAAAATGAACACATGGTAAAGGTTCCTTCTTCGCCCTCTAGACCATCTGTTTCGGTTTCAGCGGCTCTATAACGGTAAATTAAAACATCATATTTTAATTCTCGTTCAACAGCTTCAAGAGTTTTTTTCCATTTTTCATCATGTTTGTCAATAAAGTGAAGAATAGGCATTAACATGACCGAGGCATCAATTTCATCGGTTTCACTATGTTGTACAAAAGCTTCTTTTTTTTCATTCCAAAAATCAGAATAGATACTGTCTTTAATTGCTGTTCTTACCTTTTCCCATTTTTCCTTTGGATAATCTAAATCATTATTCTCAGCGAGTTTTATGCCGCGGTCTAATGCAATCCAGCAGGTTAAGCGAGAATGTAAAAATTCTTTCTTGTCCCCTCTAATTTCCCAAATGCCGCGATCTTTATCTTT encodes:
- a CDS encoding DMT family transporter — encoded protein: MVEKKADLKHILQLNLAVIIISTSGTLGRYIELSPFLIIFLRSFIAICALVIFCKIRGFKLSFSNKKDLLKVLFAGVLMCIHWLTYFQSLKLSSVAIGMLSIYTYPVITTFLEPLIRKTSFSKIHLILGILVLLGVYFLVPEFSLDNQQTIAVCFGVGSAFFYSIRNILMKQESAKYNGSVLMLYQMFVVSTLLIPVLFIFDLSNVPSQIAPVLALGLLTTSVGHTLLVSSFKYFSATTASIISSAQPIYGILLGYFLLNEIPATNTIIGGFLIATAVFTEIFRSFKK
- a CDS encoding 2-isopropylmalate synthase codes for the protein MSAEKVEIFDTTLRDGEQVPGCKLNTEQKVKIAAKLDELGVDVIEAGFPVSSPGDFRSVTEISKIAKNAAVCGLTRAVKKDIEVAAEALKYAKKPRIHTGIGTSESHIKYKFNATREQIIERAVNAVSYAKNFADDVEFYAEDAGRTDNDFLAQVCQEVVNAGATVLNIPDTTGYCLPEEYGKKIKYLKDHVVGIDNAIISCHCHNDLGLATANAIAGITNGARQIECTINGIGERAGNTALEEVVMILRQHPTLNLNTDINPKLLYELSTMVSKEMGMFVQPNKAIVGANAFAHSSGIHQDGFIKNRETYEIIDPADVGVTESAIVLTARSGRAALAYRAKKVGYNLTKLELDTVYAEFLNYADMKKEVLDDDIHEIMQISKKKFKAIA
- the leuC gene encoding 3-isopropylmalate dehydratase large subunit, which codes for MKKTLFDKIWDAHVVESIPDGPDILYIDQHLIHEVTSPQAFNELKERDIPVFRPNKIVATADHNTPTENQHLPVKDLLSRKQLKELSQNCEENNITLYGLGHPYNGIVHVMAPELGITQPGKTMVCGDSHTSTHGAFGAIAFGIGTSQVTQVFASQCLLVEKPKRLRVNVNGDLKKGVTPKDVILYVISKLGTNSGTGYFCEYAGDVFENMSMEGRMTVCNMSIEMGARGGLIAPDQTTYDYVEGREFAPKGEEFDKLKAYWETLKTDEGAEFDQEYSFDAEDIEPMITYGTNPGMGIKITGAIPVEGGKSDAKALSYMGFKPGESLIDKPINYIFIGSCTNSRIEDFRMAASYIKGKKKAENVNALIVPGSRQVAAQIQQEGLDKVFEEAGFKLRQPGCSACLAMNDDKIPEGEYCVSTSNRNFEGRQGQGSRTILASPLTAAATAVAGKITDFTKSLN